The Haloarcula sp. DT43 genome includes a region encoding these proteins:
- the fdhF gene encoding formate dehydrogenase subunit alpha — translation MNTDKSIPRVPDLDDPQPETPVSREFETGTANDPDVRTATDAPTTLTVDGHPVTVAPGSTIIDALQDLDDEVVSVDPGAEGVEDDADVPALCYYDRDGDCSDEIGPRSECRTCMVETEQHGLVPSCSFPAEDGLTVSTDAPDAEEARSVNLDLVLSNHNLRCTTCNGNGRCELQDAAISEGVDHPRYGVFDERDQYEPIDDTSSFIQIDRNKCILCNRCVDACNDVQVEGVLRVEGHGEDTRIGFQSDAETMHDSECVSCGHCATVCPTGSLTEKGIGGAATLPLPGFTQRNSIGKVIEHEDAETIDDTTAPNRGFEPGDPRAEEKEGLARFASAAKRRAGDLAKEYGRKAFLAGEHTAESIAANTMPEGRLFDIASAVSDYRLSKIDKQETTCGFCAVGCRFEMWGKDGDSLGVVPVEDPDDAPANNFSTCVKGKFGHEFANSERRVTEPLVRNDDGELEPTSWDEALEHVAERFTEIQDRHGIDALGCLASSKGSNEEAYLVQKFARQVLGTKNIDNCARLCHSSTVAALQQTLGYGAMTNRINEDIGEADAYLISGSNTTESHPVLATRIKQNVRDGADLVVFDPRKVGIAEHADQYTRTNPGYDVAWLNGLIRYIVENDLHDEDFIERNTKNFEEVREKVQAFTPEKVEELAGVSPEELASAAETLAEADSVVFGWAMGMTQQSHGTENLIAMADLALVLGQVGKPGAGLSPFRGQNNVQGGGGDMGTLPGSLPGYQNPADDEVAEKFADKWGERPPEEPGLKVPEMLAEAHAGNLRGMYVVGENPALSEPDIQHAAEALEDMEFLVVQDIFMTETAEYADVVLPAATSPEKHGTFTNTERRVQRVRPTSEPPGKARQDWEITQALARRLGYDWDYDHPREVMDEINSLAPIYGGVTYDRLESGEEHGLQWPCWDEDHEGTPYLYDYDEGNFNFEDGKARFVPADGGHPGEIPDEEYPLTLTSGRVLYHWHTGQITRRVEGLMSHVGESFVEVHPETAENLGIADGEYVRVESRRGDIVVKAQVTDRVGPGTLFIPMHFAAGAVNKLTGETFDPTAGIPEYKVSSVRVEVLGPETDEAVLRTPDAGGKQIRKRGAGDD, via the coding sequence ATGAACACAGACAAATCGATTCCGCGAGTGCCCGACCTGGACGACCCACAGCCTGAAACGCCAGTCTCCCGCGAGTTCGAGACCGGCACCGCCAACGACCCCGACGTGAGGACCGCCACCGACGCTCCGACGACGCTCACCGTCGACGGTCATCCCGTCACCGTCGCCCCGGGGTCGACCATCATCGACGCCTTGCAGGACCTCGACGACGAGGTCGTCAGCGTCGACCCCGGCGCGGAGGGGGTCGAAGACGACGCGGACGTGCCGGCGCTGTGTTACTACGACCGCGACGGCGACTGCAGCGACGAAATCGGCCCGCGGAGCGAGTGTCGCACCTGCATGGTCGAGACCGAGCAACACGGCCTCGTCCCGTCGTGTTCGTTCCCCGCCGAGGACGGGCTCACCGTCTCAACGGACGCGCCCGACGCCGAGGAGGCCCGCAGCGTCAACCTCGACCTCGTGCTGTCGAACCACAACCTCCGGTGTACCACCTGCAACGGCAACGGCCGCTGTGAACTGCAGGACGCCGCCATCAGCGAGGGCGTCGACCACCCCCGATACGGCGTCTTCGACGAGCGCGACCAGTACGAGCCAATCGACGACACCTCCTCGTTCATCCAGATAGACCGCAACAAGTGCATCCTCTGTAACCGCTGTGTCGACGCCTGCAACGACGTGCAGGTCGAAGGCGTCCTCCGGGTCGAGGGCCACGGCGAGGACACCCGCATCGGCTTCCAGTCCGACGCCGAGACGATGCACGACTCCGAATGTGTCTCCTGTGGCCACTGCGCAACGGTCTGTCCGACCGGCTCGCTGACCGAGAAGGGCATCGGCGGCGCGGCCACGCTCCCGCTGCCGGGCTTCACCCAGCGCAACTCCATCGGGAAAGTCATCGAACACGAGGACGCCGAGACCATCGACGACACCACCGCCCCCAACCGCGGGTTCGAGCCCGGCGACCCGAGGGCGGAGGAGAAGGAGGGACTCGCCAGGTTCGCATCGGCGGCCAAGCGCCGGGCCGGCGACCTGGCGAAAGAGTACGGCAGGAAGGCGTTCCTCGCCGGCGAACACACCGCCGAGAGCATCGCGGCGAACACGATGCCCGAGGGCCGACTGTTCGACATCGCCAGCGCGGTCAGCGACTACCGCCTCTCGAAGATCGACAAGCAGGAGACGACCTGTGGCTTCTGTGCCGTCGGCTGCCGGTTCGAGATGTGGGGCAAGGACGGGGACTCGCTCGGCGTCGTCCCGGTCGAGGACCCCGACGACGCGCCCGCGAACAACTTCTCGACCTGCGTGAAAGGGAAGTTCGGCCACGAGTTCGCCAACAGCGAGCGGCGGGTCACCGAACCGCTCGTCCGCAACGACGACGGCGAACTCGAACCCACAAGCTGGGACGAGGCACTCGAGCACGTCGCCGAGCGCTTCACCGAGATTCAGGACCGGCACGGCATCGACGCGCTGGGCTGTCTCGCTTCCTCGAAGGGGAGCAACGAGGAGGCGTACCTCGTCCAGAAGTTCGCCCGGCAGGTGCTGGGGACGAAGAACATCGACAACTGCGCCCGGCTGTGTCACTCGTCGACTGTCGCCGCGCTCCAGCAGACGCTGGGCTACGGCGCGATGACCAACCGCATCAACGAGGACATCGGCGAGGCCGACGCCTACCTCATCAGCGGCTCCAACACCACCGAGTCCCATCCGGTGCTCGCCACGCGAATCAAGCAGAACGTCCGGGACGGGGCCGACCTCGTCGTGTTCGACCCGCGGAAAGTCGGCATCGCCGAACACGCCGACCAGTACACCCGCACCAACCCCGGCTACGACGTGGCCTGGCTCAACGGCCTCATCCGGTACATCGTCGAGAACGACCTCCACGACGAGGACTTCATCGAGCGCAACACGAAGAACTTCGAGGAGGTCAGAGAGAAGGTCCAGGCCTTCACCCCCGAGAAGGTCGAGGAACTGGCGGGCGTCTCGCCCGAGGAACTCGCCTCGGCGGCCGAGACACTCGCCGAGGCTGACAGCGTCGTCTTCGGCTGGGCGATGGGGATGACCCAGCAGAGCCACGGCACGGAGAACCTCATCGCCATGGCCGACCTCGCGCTCGTCTTGGGGCAGGTCGGCAAGCCCGGAGCCGGCCTCTCGCCGTTCCGCGGCCAGAACAACGTCCAGGGCGGCGGCGGTGACATGGGCACCCTTCCGGGAAGTCTGCCGGGCTATCAAAACCCAGCAGACGATGAAGTCGCCGAGAAGTTCGCCGACAAATGGGGCGAGCGACCGCCCGAAGAGCCCGGGCTCAAAGTGCCGGAGATGCTCGCCGAGGCCCACGCGGGGAATCTCCGCGGGATGTACGTCGTCGGCGAGAACCCCGCGCTCTCCGAACCGGACATCCAGCACGCCGCCGAGGCCCTGGAGGACATGGAGTTCCTCGTCGTCCAGGACATCTTCATGACCGAGACGGCCGAGTACGCCGACGTGGTGTTGCCGGCGGCCACCTCGCCGGAGAAACACGGCACGTTCACGAACACCGAGCGCCGGGTCCAGCGGGTCCGTCCCACGTCTGAGCCGCCGGGCAAGGCCCGCCAGGACTGGGAGATAACGCAGGCCCTGGCCCGCCGGTTGGGCTACGACTGGGACTACGACCACCCGCGGGAGGTGATGGACGAGATCAATTCGCTCGCCCCCATCTACGGCGGCGTCACCTACGACCGTCTCGAATCCGGCGAGGAGCACGGCCTGCAGTGGCCTTGCTGGGACGAGGACCACGAAGGCACGCCGTACCTCTACGACTACGACGAGGGGAACTTCAACTTCGAAGACGGGAAGGCCCGCTTCGTCCCCGCGGACGGGGGCCACCCCGGCGAAATTCCGGACGAGGAGTATCCGCTGACACTCACCTCCGGGCGCGTGCTGTATCACTGGCACACGGGCCAGATAACGCGCCGCGTCGAGGGGCTGATGAGCCACGTCGGGGAGAGCTTCGTCGAGGTGCATCCCGAGACCGCGGAGAACCTCGGTATCGCCGACGGTGAGTACGTCCGCGTCGAGTCCCGCCGGGGCGACATCGTCGTTAAGGCGCAAGTCACCGACCGCGTCGGTCCGGGGACGCTGTTCATCCCGATGCACTTCGCTGCGGGCGCGGTCAACAAGCTCACCGGCGAGACGTTTGACCCGACCGCCGGCATCCCCGAGTACAAAGTATCGAGCGTCCGCGTCGAAGTGCTGGGGCCGGAGACCGACGAAGCGGTGCTCCGAACGCCGGACGCCGGCGGGAAACAGATCCGGAAGCGAGGCGCGGGCGACGACTGA
- a CDS encoding NADH-ubiquinone oxidoreductase-F iron-sulfur binding region domain-containing protein, translating to MTQETTALAHSTVIRVSMDGRSQRGDRVRSAARAATDSVPVVETGPTGITAATPLVMVTSDGRTAFYGDPSLATVRDIVDELEAGTVPTTDADAVVEHDPETASLPIPERGPLSVGRRDVLGPCGWVAPLEPADWSFVSTERPAAMAEVGLLGRGRGDAATDEPVADAWETARAADGDPVVVCNANDASDHPTGDDTLLSGAPMAVLDGIAAVAEHVDAEDAVVYVNESRTGLQAHLQAAIDATAGALPVVPQLVAGPDEFRAGEPTAALEALEGADRVEPRLQPPTPAEHGLYGRPTVVHTPRTFAQVQRAVADPGSLDADAADPGTRLVTVTGDVAAPATVELGSSASLSTAREAVEMDGSFKMACVGGVLGGITRSLDVAPTAQSLRAAGLGTDGVVELFDGGRCAVETAGKRARFASVENSGRCVPGREGTKQLTELLRDVYDGSFESDKIRELARVMRQSSNCQTGAHAPRPVTTAIDEFEPEFRAHTNGRCPADTCTERL from the coding sequence ATGACACAGGAAACCACGGCTCTCGCTCATTCGACCGTCATCCGGGTGTCGATGGACGGGCGATCACAGCGCGGGGACCGGGTCCGCTCCGCGGCGCGGGCAGCAACGGACTCGGTCCCGGTCGTCGAGACGGGGCCGACGGGTATCACGGCGGCCACACCGCTCGTGATGGTCACGAGTGACGGACGCACAGCCTTCTACGGCGACCCGTCGCTAGCGACCGTCCGCGACATCGTCGACGAACTGGAAGCGGGGACCGTACCGACGACCGACGCGGACGCCGTCGTCGAACACGACCCCGAAACGGCATCGCTTCCCATCCCGGAGCGCGGCCCGCTCTCTGTCGGCCGCCGCGACGTGCTGGGTCCCTGCGGCTGGGTGGCTCCGCTCGAACCGGCCGACTGGTCGTTCGTCTCGACCGAGCGGCCCGCCGCCATGGCGGAAGTGGGTCTGCTGGGCCGGGGCCGCGGGGACGCCGCCACCGACGAACCGGTCGCCGACGCGTGGGAGACGGCCCGCGCGGCCGACGGCGACCCGGTGGTCGTCTGTAACGCTAACGACGCCAGCGACCACCCGACGGGCGACGACACGCTCCTCTCTGGCGCGCCGATGGCGGTGCTGGACGGCATCGCGGCGGTCGCCGAGCACGTCGACGCCGAGGACGCCGTCGTCTACGTCAACGAGTCCCGCACCGGCTTGCAGGCCCACCTCCAAGCGGCCATCGATGCGACCGCCGGCGCCCTGCCCGTCGTTCCGCAACTGGTGGCCGGCCCGGACGAGTTCCGCGCCGGCGAACCGACGGCGGCGCTCGAAGCGCTGGAGGGGGCCGACCGCGTCGAGCCGCGGCTCCAGCCCCCAACGCCAGCCGAGCACGGCCTGTACGGCCGCCCGACGGTCGTCCACACGCCGCGGACGTTCGCGCAGGTCCAGCGGGCCGTCGCCGACCCCGGGAGCCTCGACGCCGACGCCGCGGACCCCGGAACGCGGCTCGTGACCGTCACCGGCGACGTGGCCGCTCCGGCGACGGTCGAACTCGGGTCAAGCGCCAGCCTCTCGACGGCCCGTGAGGCGGTCGAGATGGACGGCTCGTTCAAGATGGCCTGCGTCGGCGGCGTCCTCGGCGGTATCACTCGGAGCCTCGACGTCGCGCCGACCGCCCAGTCGCTCCGGGCGGCCGGGCTCGGGACCGACGGCGTCGTCGAACTGTTCGACGGCGGCCGGTGTGCCGTCGAGACGGCCGGGAAACGGGCCCGGTTCGCGTCGGTGGAGAACAGCGGCCGGTGTGTCCCCGGCCGCGAGGGGACGAAACAGCTCACCGAGCTCCTGCGTGACGTCTACGATGGCTCCTTCGAGAGCGACAAGATACGGGAACTCGCCCGCGTGATGCGCCAATCGAGCAACTGCCAGACCGGCGCGCACGCACCGCGACCGGTGACCACCGCCATCGACGAGTTCGAACCCGAGTTCCGCGCCCACACGAACGGCCGCTGTCCGGCCGATACCTGCACTGAGAGACTATGA
- a CDS encoding Rid family detoxifying hydrolase — protein MKRVISTNEAPAAVGAYSQATSNGDLLITAGQLPLTTDGELLDDEPVADQTRQCLHNVEAILESEGLSLDDVLKTTVYLDEIDDFDSFNEAYSEFFESDPPARSAVGVGAVPKGAAVEIEAIATTD, from the coding sequence ATGAAGCGCGTAATCAGCACCAACGAGGCACCGGCCGCGGTCGGCGCGTATAGTCAGGCTACGTCGAACGGCGACCTCCTCATCACTGCCGGACAGCTCCCGCTAACAACAGACGGCGAACTGCTCGACGACGAGCCAGTCGCCGACCAGACGCGACAGTGTCTGCACAACGTCGAAGCGATTCTGGAGTCCGAAGGGCTCTCGCTCGACGATGTGCTCAAGACAACTGTTTACCTCGACGAGATCGACGACTTCGACTCGTTCAACGAGGCCTACAGCGAGTTCTTCGAATCGGACCCACCAGCACGGAGCGCCGTCGGCGTGGGTGCGGTCCCGAAGGGCGCAGCGGTCGAAATCGAAGCTATCGCCACCACCGACTAG
- a CDS encoding EamA family transporter has protein sequence MNAAVMFGLGTMIAWGFWIALGNVASSTIDPETAAFVSYAVATVVTGIYVAVSDASFVVTNRGLLFAGAAGIAAAIGVVSTFVGVTVGPTSVVSTIGGMYFITAAIIGVIAFGESMTLTKAAGLGLALTAIVIINQ, from the coding sequence ATGAACGCCGCCGTCATGTTCGGGCTGGGGACGATGATCGCGTGGGGGTTCTGGATCGCGCTTGGCAACGTCGCGTCGAGTACAATAGACCCGGAAACCGCGGCGTTCGTGTCGTATGCAGTCGCGACGGTCGTCACGGGCATATACGTCGCCGTCTCCGACGCGTCGTTCGTCGTCACGAATCGAGGCCTGTTGTTCGCGGGCGCGGCCGGTATCGCGGCAGCTATCGGCGTGGTTTCGACGTTCGTCGGCGTAACTGTGGGGCCGACATCGGTGGTCTCTACCATCGGCGGGATGTACTTCATCACTGCCGCAATCATCGGCGTCATCGCCTTCGGAGAGTCGATGACCCTGACGAAAGCCGCGGGCCTCGGGCTGGCGCTGACTGCGATTGTCATCATCAACCAATGA
- a CDS encoding NAD-binding protein — translation MDNVPKDSSDRTLEDVFYPADRVPFVEWDELSGAKPTVVLTGVVTLLAFVTGLSNLSQASLAITGPLTAVVDLPLPAVRFGGVLFAFVLGLVTVGLQRRKRLAWRAGTVVLLGLVLLPLATFQPTDVPLLMTTLVTYPLLVRNRHRFDQSLDLSPIQIASLSAIFGVILYGTVGAYGLRGQFLELDSWGDAVYYVIVTIATVGYGDITPVTAEARWFSLSIILFGTGAFTVAVGALIGPAIESRMATAFGVMTASELTLLEDHVVVLGYGDVTASLLEELGDETEVVVVTPDEETVASLQRDGVNLLTGDPTDEAVLRDARVGTASGVVVGSNDDARDVLAVIATKNVNPGIRTVAAATDEKHVEKFRAVGADEVINPRSIGGRLLGQSVLGHESTDSLLTGLGSDDSDPANSE, via the coding sequence ATGGATAACGTCCCAAAAGACTCGTCGGACCGGACACTTGAGGACGTGTTCTACCCGGCCGACAGGGTTCCGTTCGTCGAATGGGACGAGCTATCCGGTGCCAAGCCGACGGTCGTCCTGACCGGCGTCGTCACGCTCTTGGCGTTCGTGACCGGCCTTTCGAACCTCAGCCAGGCGTCGCTTGCGATCACTGGTCCACTGACCGCAGTGGTCGACCTTCCGTTACCTGCCGTCCGGTTCGGCGGCGTGTTGTTCGCGTTCGTCCTCGGTCTCGTCACGGTCGGCCTCCAGCGGCGGAAGCGCCTCGCCTGGCGCGCTGGGACCGTCGTCCTGCTGGGCCTGGTCCTGTTGCCCCTTGCCACGTTTCAGCCCACGGACGTGCCCCTGCTGATGACGACGCTGGTCACGTACCCGCTCCTGGTCCGGAACCGCCACCGCTTCGACCAGTCACTGGACCTCTCGCCGATTCAGATTGCGTCGCTGTCAGCGATTTTCGGCGTCATTCTCTACGGGACTGTGGGCGCGTACGGACTGCGTGGCCAGTTTCTCGAACTCGACAGTTGGGGAGACGCCGTCTACTACGTCATCGTCACTATTGCGACGGTCGGGTACGGCGACATCACCCCCGTGACGGCGGAGGCACGGTGGTTTTCCCTCTCGATCATTCTGTTCGGGACCGGCGCGTTCACCGTTGCCGTCGGCGCGCTCATCGGACCAGCTATCGAATCCAGAATGGCAACAGCGTTCGGAGTCATGACTGCATCAGAGCTCACACTTCTCGAGGACCACGTTGTGGTTCTCGGGTACGGAGACGTTACGGCATCGTTGCTTGAGGAACTGGGCGACGAGACCGAGGTCGTCGTCGTCACGCCCGACGAGGAAACGGTCGCGTCGCTGCAGCGCGACGGCGTGAACCTGCTTACCGGCGACCCCACCGACGAGGCTGTTCTCAGAGATGCCCGTGTCGGAACTGCGAGCGGTGTTGTGGTGGGGAGTAACGACGACGCACGCGATGTACTGGCCGTCATCGCGACGAAGAACGTCAATCCGGGCATTCGAACGGTCGCGGCGGCGACAGACGAGAAGCACGTCGAAAAGTTCCGTGCGGTCGGTGCGGACGAGGTTATCAACCCCCGTTCCATCGGCGGGCGGCTTCTGGGACAGTCGGTGCTGGGCCACGAGTCAACGGACTCGTTGCTGACCGGACTCGGGAGCGACGACAGCGACCCTGCCAACTCTGAGTAA